The following coding sequences lie in one Euhalothece natronophila Z-M001 genomic window:
- a CDS encoding ABC transporter permease — protein sequence MSVSQSSGKKQQSQGLSPSIFWRIAEDIPRSLQWALMIISVAVPFSIWWAASTWGGVQDVFLPSPVEVGEAFVRLWDRGFLIEDTVASFLRVAVGFFFAAVVSVPLGIGMGTFASIRSLFEPLIGIVRYMPASAFVPLLILYLGIGEEPKIFLIFIGTLFFNILMIMDAVKFVPKELIETTYTLGGKRWQVLFQVIFPYVIPNIIDTFRINIATSWNLVIVAELVAADEGLGRRILRAQRVLNTDEIFACLIVLGLIGFLIDLSFRFLLRLSCKWAI from the coding sequence ATGTCTGTCAGTCAATCATCAGGAAAAAAACAGCAATCACAAGGACTGTCTCCGAGTATTTTTTGGCGCATTGCTGAGGATATTCCTCGTTCTTTGCAATGGGCTTTAATGATTATTTCGGTGGCAGTTCCTTTTTCTATTTGGTGGGCTGCCTCAACTTGGGGAGGGGTACAAGATGTTTTCCTCCCCAGTCCTGTGGAAGTGGGAGAAGCCTTTGTCCGCTTATGGGACAGAGGCTTTTTGATAGAGGATACCGTGGCAAGTTTTCTCAGAGTGGCTGTTGGCTTTTTCTTCGCTGCAGTGGTCTCAGTTCCACTGGGAATTGGCATGGGAACATTTGCCAGTATTCGCTCTTTATTTGAACCGTTAATTGGCATTGTCCGCTATATGCCTGCTTCGGCGTTTGTTCCTTTACTCATTCTCTATTTGGGAATTGGGGAAGAGCCCAAAATTTTCTTAATTTTTATTGGCACACTTTTCTTTAATATTTTGATGATTATGGATGCGGTGAAGTTTGTGCCGAAAGAGTTAATTGAAACGACTTACACCTTGGGGGGAAAACGTTGGCAAGTTTTATTTCAAGTAATTTTTCCCTACGTCATTCCTAATATTATTGATACGTTCCGAATTAATATTGCTACGTCTTGGAACTTAGTGATTGTTGCGGAATTGGTGGCAGCAGATGAAGGGTTAGGACGGCGAATTTTACGAGCGCAAAGGGTTCTCAATACTGATGAAATTTTTGCTTGTTTAATTGTTCTAGGCTTAATTGGCTTTTTAATTGATTTGTCTTTTCGGTTTTTATTACGTCTGTCCTGTAAATGGGCGATTTAA